DNA sequence from the Drosophila sechellia strain sech25 chromosome 3L, ASM438219v1, whole genome shotgun sequence genome:
GGCTGAAgacgaggacgacgacgaggcTATTGACATGGACGATTTCGAGGAGAGCGGCATGCTGGAGCTGGTCGATCCGGCTGTAGCCACCACCATACGCAAGCCGGAGCCGGAAGCAAAGGCTAGCCCAGTGGCAGCCGCATCGGGCGTCGCGGAGGCCAGCGGTGACTCAGTGCTCCACACACGCACCTACGACCTGCACATCAGCTATGACAAGTACTATCAGACGCCGCGACTCTGGGTGGTGGGCTATGATGAGCAGCGCAAGCCACTGACCGTTGAGCAGATGTACGAAGATGTCTCTCAGGATCACGCAAAGAAAACTGTCACCATGGAGTCGCATCCGCATCTGCCAGGTCCCAATATGGCCTCTGTGCATCCATGTCGGCATGCGGATATCATGAAGAAGATTATACAGACGGTAGAGGAGGGCGGCGGTCAGCTGGGAGTGCATTTATACTTGATCATATTCCTCAAATTCGTTCAGACCGTCATACCAACCATCGAATACGATTTTACGCAAAACTTCAACATGTCTTAAGACCCGCCATGCTATTCAATATTGAcgcaataaatatataactcATTAAACGCAAGTTTGTGAACTAGTAATTGAATAAAGATTTGGACAAACGCTTACGCCTCTGATTCGTTTTTAtaattactttttatttcactttgcttttgttgttggttgGTTGCATGTTTGAAACATCTCTGAGATGAAATTGTATgttaacataataataaagcaTATGAAATCAATTGATCAAATATGCATTGTAGTTTTAGGTAGTTTTGTTTCTagttaaatgatttttttttttgcatttttaacaGTTTTTCAAACTtaaagtgtgtgtgttgctTGCATTTATATTAATCATTTAATGTATAACTGTTAGAtcctttttactttttatgggtttatagtatatatatagatttctTAATAGTTAAAATCACTTTTCATTTGCAATAACAGGTTCACATCGTAAtcaattttacaataaacatACCTAACGCCATTCATACCTgaataaacatttatatatCTGTATGTGTATATCGATCCCTCCATCTCTTCCCTTCTTTTAACGTGTTTTCAACAACATGCCGCCAGCGTTACGTTAGACGTCAACAATTTTGCCCATTACTTATAATCTTTAAATATAACTGATCCACTATTTAGCCAACTCGCATTGCCAACTTTTACATTATTTACCCAtattttctttacttttttacattttataataCATATAGAAGTTAGACATACCAGCTAGAGacctaaatatatattatatacctAGGCAAACCTATATAGATGTTGTCGTGCTTtcgttttttgtattttttgtccCCTACTAATGCGTCTGTCAgaattttctattattttcgTGAATCTTTCTGCTACCTCTGATTTTTTACATTAAACGTTTGTTTTTATACACGCTGcctttaaatttgaaatgtgTGTGTGGTAATTTGTTTCTGTTTACTGAATTTGGAGctttaactttttaattttataaggTACGTTTCGTTTAAGCGCAATGCCTAGGCGAGAATTAAGGCAATGATTAGATCCGAACAAATTAAACGCAAATTTTGAAATTCCGAGAAGATTTTGGGGTCATTACATAACAAATTCAACAATTTTTGAATCCTTTGCCAGGTAACTTAATATTCGAATTAAAAGTTGACCCATTAATAgatattcattaaaaatagtttatttGGTTTGTTTATTCCGATTTTGATTTTTACAATATTCAAGTTCTTCTTTAATTCGATTTCTTTTCCGCCTCATTGCCCAAATTCATGACTAAACATCTTTTACTTTTAGTTTTAAAGTGTTATACAgcttttttaaattgttataattggattttatcgcttttcttgcacaaaatatattttgtattttaaatataagcTTTACATTTTCTTTGTTGTTGATATTGAAACAATTACATCTTGGTTGAAATTTACAAATAGTTGAAACTTGCtgctaaatttaaatatacatgtaagtatatattttctatatagTTTTTAACACGatctttattaatttatataatttcttGCTCTTCATTATCTTGTTGTAGGTAGTTGTTTGCATTGTTTTCTTACAATTAGATGAAATTACAATTAtaatatacacatacattcaTACCATGAACACCTaaatttgctttgttttcattttctttgtaTGGATTTTCCAATTTTCTTGTTGCCATTAGATTAGACGCAAATACTATGCAAGACACTTGGCGcaaaaaaatacaagaatCGATCTTCAAGTGGGAACGATACTAATCTGAAAACTATAGTATAACCAAAttctaattaaaaatatgtagGACGCTAAAAGTACGCCaatttacataaaaatatatatagatttttatcCATAAGTATCGTATTCATATAggtatataaaaataaaatttctcatgcttcttttgttttgtaatGCCTAAAAAAGTGTGTTTCTCCTTGCCGTATTTAAAGTTAAATCCATACATCTACTACATATTCTCGTTTAGGTTGAAGTGTTTTAAAATTGCTTTATCAGGGACTACAAATAAAACACGAATTAATTTAagacaaattaattaattagttaAACGTAAACTAGACCTAACCGTAAACGtaataataattaacattGAATCAACAaatgtgtgcatgtgtgtgtatagGTGTGATagttggtggtgttggtggtaGTAGTGATGATGCATTCCCGTATTCATAATACGGAATTCTGCTGTATCCTTCGTTCGCCTTCCATATCCCGGTTGCCCCGAGGGCCTTCCCGCCTTGTTATTTACATTTCATAAATGATTAAGTATTCCGTGTCACGTTCTCCCGACCTCTACCCCTTGCGTTTGGCGTGCAGCATCTCCATGAGCAGCGTTTGAGTGGGCGCACTGCCGGCACAGTGCTTGGTGTACAGGTGATCCTCGCCGCGAGCGGCCATGGCATGGATTTCCGGTAAGATGTTAACTAGCCCTCTGAATTTGTCCTGCAAGTAGCCGAAAGAATCGTGGTTTAGAGTTGATTGTACGCAATTTACAAATGATTTCAAAAGTTAATGGTTTTTAGCTCAGATGCCCTACACATTAAAACTGAATCCTTTTACTCACATTCACTGACGGATAGCAGGTGAGGGTGTAGTCCAGCAAAGCGGCTTGCACATTATCATGTCCCTCGGAGACGGTCTTCCGGTTGACAATACCCCGTACACCTATGGGAAATATTTATGGGTTTAAGAAGGTTGTCAATCTGCGCAGCGCAACTTATACGGCCTTACTTGGATTCAACAGGATTAGGAATTTCATGCAGACATAGTCGCCCATATCGAATTTCAGGTCCTGCAGCTTGTTCTGCAGCTCGTTGAAGTAATCGCCCAGCTGTGGCACCCCCAACAAACCCAGACTCATCAGATTGAACACCTGACCATTGTTGAGTTGCGTCTCGTCGGGCAGGCCGTTATGGATTCGATGATGCAGGTGATCCAGAACAAGCATGTCCGACCAGGAATGCTGCAGCAGCTTCATTTGGTCGTCGAcctaaatgtaaaaaaaaatataaaaaaattgtattagtaaaatggaaatgaaaagggACTTAAACATAACATGCGCGGTTGCCACTATGCATAAAGAAG
Encoded proteins:
- the LOC6618343 gene encoding ubiquitin-like-conjugating enzyme ATG3; translation: MQSVLNTVKGTALNVAEYLTPVLKESKFRETGVLTPEEFVAAGDHLVHHCPTWQWAAGDETKTKPYLPKDKQFLITRNVPCYRRCKQMEYVGEETLVEEESGDGGWVETHQLNDDGTTQLEDKICELTMEETKEEMHTPDSDKSAPGAGAEAEDEDDDEAIDMDDFEESGMLELVDPAVATTIRKPEPEAKASPVAAASGVAEASGDSVLHTRTYDLHISYDKYYQTPRLWVVGYDEQRKPLTVEQMYEDVSQDHAKKTVTMESHPHLPGPNMASVHPCRHADIMKKIIQTVEEGGGQLGVHLYLIIFLKFVQTVIPTIEYDFTQNFNMS